The following are from one region of the Silene latifolia isolate original U9 population chromosome 9, ASM4854445v1, whole genome shotgun sequence genome:
- the LOC141598910 gene encoding RNA-dependent RNA polymerase 1-like: MGKTIQVSGFPSTVSAEQVKTYLESHTGEGTVYALKVKPFKSGKGKVYVIVQFSAVKLARVIMSLCERRKKLWFQSNYLKAREVDQDIVPRPRTNQHKIENITLHVGCQVANDEFVKFWEAPDVSLSFGYSLRKLYFELSSNSKEYKLELSYESIWQIELRHPRGCHSKYLLIQLFGAPRIFEKAERTFVQYFVKDAQDDQWFRTTDFTTLGCIGQSSVFCLELPYNSELPDFKDNFVYFKENEGPFTLRPGNTFSQNFELVPIVSPPTGIKLPFEILFKVNNLIQNGCLTGPNLNRSFYQMIDPCRIDKACIESALERLHHQKECCYNPVEWLKQEYTKYLSSRRRPARPTISLDEGLVYVRRVQVTPCRVYFCGPEVNVSNRVIRKFSNDINNFLRVSFVDENLEKLYSTDLSPRISSEFSVVRRTEIDARIRSVLRNGIVIDDKKFEFLAFSSSQLRESSAWMFASRPGLSADDIRTWMGDFKDIRNVAKYAARLGQSFGSSTETLTVASHEVDEIPDVKSIHGLKSYVFSDGIGKISADFARKVATKCGLKSSTMPSAFQIRYGGYKGVVAVDPTSLWKLSLRPSMCKYKSENNKLDVLAYSKYQPCYLNRQLITLLSTLGVQDGAFEKKQKEALEQLDAILTDPLKAQSALELMCPGEVTNILKEMLKCGYKPDAEPFLSMMLQSFREAKLQELRTKSRIFIPKGRALMGCLDETKSLEYGQVFVQVSGGRFRDVGNELIKNRGSQGEPNCVLQRKVVVAKNPCLHPGDMRVLTAVDVPALHHMVDCVVFPQKGIRPHPNECSGSDLDGDIYFVCWDSELIPTRQVEPMDYSAEKSEELDHDVTMEEVMEYFANYIINDSLGIISNAHTAFADRQVDKAMSSQCIKLAKLFSIAVDFPKTGVPAVIPQNLHVKEFPDFMDKPDKPTYESTNVIGKLFREVKARSPQALPIREFTREMAKRSYDPDMEHDGFEDHVADAHYHKTQYDYKLGNLMDYYGIETEAEILSGNIINMSKSFDKRKDAEALTLAVRSLRKEARSWFKEPDDDDSVLGENDLYAKASAWYYVTYHASYYGQYNNGIMNRDHFLSFPWCVYDKLITIKKNKKLARKSRALEALMQEFNKKFGLN; the protein is encoded by the exons ATGGGGAAGACAATCCAGGTGTCTGGTTTCCCATCTACTGTGTCTGCAGAACAAGTCAAAACATATTTGGAGTCTCACACAGGCGAAGGAACGGTTTATGCTTTGAAAGTAAAACCGTTTAAGTCTGGCAAGGGCAAAGTATATGTTATAGTACAATTCAGTGCAGTTAAATTAGCACGTGTTATCATGAGTTTGTGTGAACGTCGTAAGAAATTATGGTTTCAAAGTAACTATTTGAAGGCGCGGGAGGTGGATCAAGATATTGTGCCTCGACCAAGAACTAATCAGCATAAGATCGAGAATATAACACTGCATGTTGGATGCCAAGTTGCAAATGATGAATTTGTTAAATTTTGGGAGGCACCTGATGTTTCACTATCATTCGGCTATAGTCTGAGGAAATTGTATTTTGAGCTTAGCTCCAATTCCAAGGAATACAAGCTTGAACTATCTTACGAGAGTATTTGGCAGATTGAACTGCGACACCCACGTGGTTGTCACTCAAAGTATCTTCTCATCCAG CTGTTTGGTGCTCCTCGGATTTTCGAAAAGGCTGAACGTACTTTCGTACAGTATTTTGTCAAGGATGCACAAGATGATCAGTGGTTTAGGACAACTGATTTCACCACATTAGGTTGCATAGGACAATCATCTGTCTTTTGTTTAGAGCTCCCATATAACAGTGAGCTTCCAGACTTCAAAGATAACTTTGTTTACTTCAAAGAGAATGAAGGGCCCTTCACTCTAAGGCCAGGCAATACCTTCTCCCAGAACTTTGAACTTGTTCCAATAGTTTCTCCTCCCACAGGAATCAAGTTACCATTCGAGATCTTGTTTAAGGTGAATAACTTGATCCAAAATGGATGCCTTACTGGCCCAAATCTAAACCGTAGTTTCTATCAGATGATCGATCCATGTAGGATTGACAAGGCCTGCATTGAATCTGCACTCGAAAGACTGCACCACCAGAAGGAGTGCTGCTATAACCCAGTTGAGTGGTTAAAACAAGAGTATACCAAGTATCTCTCATCTAGGAGACGTCCTGCAAGGCCAACTATTTCCTTAGATGAAGGGTTGGTTTACGTCCGCAGGGTTCAAGTAACTCCATGTAGAGTGTACTTTTGTGGGCCAGAGGTGAATGTTTCTAATAGGGTGATTAGGAAATTTTCCAATGACATAAATAACTTTCTTCGCGTGTCTTTTGTGGACGAGAATTTGGAGAAACTATACTCAACAGATTTGTCTCCGCGTATCTCCTCTGAATTTAGTGTAGTCAGGCGAACTGAAATCGATGCAAGGATTCGTTCCGTTCTGAGAAACGGCATAGTTATTGATGATAAGAAGTTTGAGTTCCTGGCCTTCTCATCAAGTCAATTGCGAGAAAGCTCTGCGTGGATGTTTGCTTCCCGGCCTGGACTCTCTGCGGACGATATTAGAACTTGGATGGGCGATTTTAAAGATATTAGAAATGTGGCAAAATATGCAGCTAGACTTGGTCAATCTTTTGGGTCATCAACAGAAACTCTCACTGTTGCTAGTCATGAAGTAGATGAGATACCTGATGTAAAAAGCATTCACGGGTTAAAATCATATGTGTTCTCTGATGGCATTGGGAAAATATCAGCTGATTTTGCTCGCAAAGTGGCAACTAAATGTGGTTTGAAAAGTTCTACTATGCCGTCTGCTTTCCAGATCAGATATGGTGGATACAAGGGGGTTGTGGCTGTCGATCCAACATCACTTTGGAAGCTATCTCTGCGACCTAGTATGTGTAAGTATAAATCAGAAAACAATAAACTGGATGTGCTTGCGTATAGTAAGTATCAGCCTTGTTATTTGAATCGTCAGTTGATTACCCTTCTGTCAACCCTTGGTGTACAAGATGGTGCGtttgaaaagaaacaaaaagaagCTCTAGAACAATTGGATGCCATTCTGACAGACCCACTTAAGGCACAATCGGCACTGGAACTTATGTGCCCTGGGGAGGTTACTAACATTCTTAAAGAAATGCTTAAATGTGGCTACAAGCCAGATGCTGAACCATTCCTGTCAATGATGCTGCAATCATTCCGTGAAGCAAAGTTGCAGGAATTGAGGACAAAATCAAGAATTTTTATTCCAAAAGGTAGAGCATTAATGGGTTGCCTTGATGAAACCAAATCCTTGGAATATGGTCAGGTGTTTGTTCAGGTTTCTGGTGGAAGATTCCGAGATGTTGGAAACGAACTAATCAAAAATAGAGGCTCTCAGGGTGAACCAAATTGTGTATTGCAACGAAAGGTGGTTGTTGCCAAGAATCCCTGTCTTCATCCTGGTGATATGCGTGTTTTGACGGCCGTAGATGTTCCTGCTTTACATCACATGGTTGATTGTGTTGTGTTTCCCCAGAAAGGGATCAG GCCTCATCCAAATGAATGTTCTGGAAGTGACTTAGACGGAGATATATACTTTGTCTGTTGGGACTCGGAGCTAATACCTACTCGCCAAGTTGAGCCCATGGATTACTCAGCTGAAAAGAGTGAGGAGCTGGATCATGATGTTACCATGGAG GAAGTGATGGAATACTTTGCCAACTATATAATCAATGACAGTTTAGGGATAATTTCAAATGCACACACTGCCTTTGCGGACAGGCAGGTGGACAAGGCAATGAGTAGCCAATGTATAAAGCTTGCAAAGCTATTTTCCATTGCTGTTGACTTCCCCAAAACCGGGGTTCCTGCTGTTATTCCACAGAATCTCCATGTAAAAGAATTCCCTGATTTTATGGATAAGCCCGACAAGCCAACCTACGAGTCTACCAACGTGATTGGAAAGTTGTTTAGGGAAGTAAAAGCAAGATCTCCTCAAGCACTACCCATAAGAGAATTCACCCGTGAAATGGCCAAACGCTCTTACGACCCTGACATGGAGCATGACGGGTTCGAGGATCATGTTGCTGATGCCCACTATCACAAAACTCAATACGACTACAAGCTCGGGAATTTGATGGATTATTATGGAATAGAAACTGAAGCTGAAATTCTGAGTGGAAATATAATAAACATGTCAAAGTCCTTCGATAAGAGGAAAGATGCTGAAGCACTTACTTTGGCAGTCAGGTCATTGAGGAAAGAAGCTCGGTCATGGTTCAAGGAACCAGATGATGATGATTCGGTTTTAGGAGAGAATGACCTGTATGCGAAAGCATCAGCTTGGTATTATGTTACTTACCATGCAAGTTATTATGGTCAATACAACAATGGGATAATGAACCGAGATCATTTTCTCAGCTTTCCCTGGTGTGTATATGACAAGTTGATAACTATCAAGAAGAATAAGAAGTTGGCCCGAAAATCCCGAGCTCTTGAAGCTTTAATGCAGGAGTTTAACAAAAAGTTTGGGTTGAACTAG